A part of Timaviella obliquedivisa GSE-PSE-MK23-08B genomic DNA contains:
- a CDS encoding GNAT family N-acetyltransferase has translation MEVILARSDHLEEVAKLFDQYRVFYQQRSDLEAARQFLEQRFESQDSILLLAREAEQTVGFTQLYPSFSSISMQRVWILNDLFVAESHRGQGIAKLLMGRAEKYARQTDAVRIILATQISNAAAQTLYESLGYIKDEMFYHYALRLGKL, from the coding sequence ATGGAAGTCATTCTAGCTAGATCTGATCATCTCGAAGAAGTTGCAAAATTGTTTGATCAGTATCGTGTTTTTTACCAGCAACGCTCAGACCTTGAAGCCGCTCGGCAGTTTCTTGAACAGCGGTTTGAGAGCCAGGACTCTATCTTGCTCTTGGCACGTGAAGCTGAGCAAACAGTCGGATTTACTCAGCTTTATCCCAGTTTTTCATCGATATCAATGCAGCGAGTCTGGATTTTGAACGATTTATTTGTGGCTGAGTCGCATCGTGGACAAGGGATCGCCAAATTGCTGATGGGGAGAGCAGAAAAGTATGCACGACAGACAGATGCAGTCCGAATCATTTTGGCAACGCAAATCTCTAATGCGGCAGCCCAGACACTTTACGAGTCGCTTGGCTACATCAAGGATGAGATGTTTTATCACTATGCGCTGCGGCTAGGTAAGCTTTAA